One Thauera sp. K11 DNA window includes the following coding sequences:
- a CDS encoding cation-transporting P-type ATPase, which translates to MHDDALAAARTEAPSHHWHTLSGDEVRDLLQTGPYGLSEAAARSRLARYGPNRLAPPKRRGALLRLLAQFHNILLYVMMAAALITALLGHWVDTGVLLAAVVINAIIGFIQEGRAEAALDAIRGMLSPHAMVIRDGHRREIDAADLVPGDLVALASGDRVPADLRLVSVRELRVEEAALTGESLPVEKDTVAVAADAPLGDRGGMAYSGTLVVHGQATGIVVATGSATELGRIDEMLSGIRSLATPLIRQIDRFGRVLALAITGMAAATFIIGTLWRGHAPAEMFMMVVALAASAIPEGLPAIMTVTLALGVQRMARRNAIIRHLPAVETLGSVTVICSDKTGTLTRNEMTVQRIACAGHVFDVGGIGYAPVGDIGIDGRVVDTARYPALALAIRAGVLCNDARLRREDGVWRVEGDPTEGALLVLGEKAGFTRDAGKSAWPRVDTIPFESEHRFMATHHRDADGEPWIFVKGAPERILDICASQLGHDGERALDADAWRRAATHLAAQGLRLLTLACRRAAPADGALGLADVEHGYMLLAIVGIIDPPREEAIEAVADCHRAGIRVKMITGDHAETARAIGAQLAIGAGRPALTGAEVALMDDAELRRVAMEVDVFARASPEHKLRLVQALQDDGQVVAMTGDGVNDAPALKCADVGVAMGLKGTEAAKEAADMVLADDNFATIATAVREGRAVYDNLKKFILFMLPTNGGEALVVIAAILFELTLPLTPAQVLWINMVTSSTLGLALAFEPAERNIMARRPRPPGQPLLTGFFVWRVAMVSVLMMSGALGLFLWELDRGTGIEAARTMAVNAVVAAEMFYLLNSRSIFAPVANRAGLTGNRAALLAIAACIPLQLAFTHTATMQQIFGSADLSPLEWLKVFCAGLLVFVVAELEKFALRRSGLAARVAGG; encoded by the coding sequence ATGCACGACGATGCGCTTGCCGCCGCCCGCACCGAGGCGCCTTCCCACCACTGGCACACGCTGTCCGGCGACGAGGTGCGCGATCTGCTGCAGACCGGGCCGTACGGCCTGAGCGAAGCCGCGGCGCGCTCGCGCCTCGCCCGCTACGGGCCGAACCGCCTCGCGCCGCCAAAGCGCCGCGGCGCACTGCTGCGCCTGCTGGCGCAGTTCCACAACATCCTGCTGTACGTGATGATGGCGGCGGCGCTGATCACCGCGCTGCTCGGCCACTGGGTCGACACCGGCGTGCTGCTCGCCGCGGTGGTGATCAACGCGATCATCGGCTTCATCCAGGAAGGCCGCGCCGAAGCCGCGCTGGACGCCATCCGCGGCATGCTGTCGCCGCATGCGATGGTGATCCGCGACGGCCACCGGCGCGAGATCGACGCCGCCGACCTGGTGCCGGGCGACCTCGTCGCGCTCGCTTCGGGCGACCGCGTGCCGGCCGACCTGCGCCTGGTGTCGGTGCGCGAACTGCGGGTGGAGGAAGCGGCGCTCACCGGCGAATCCCTGCCGGTGGAAAAGGACACCGTGGCGGTGGCGGCCGACGCGCCGCTGGGCGACCGCGGCGGCATGGCGTATTCCGGCACGCTGGTCGTCCATGGCCAGGCCACCGGCATCGTCGTAGCCACCGGCAGCGCCACCGAGCTGGGCCGCATCGACGAGATGCTGAGCGGCATCCGCAGCCTGGCCACGCCGCTGATCCGCCAGATCGACCGCTTCGGCCGCGTGCTGGCGCTGGCCATCACCGGCATGGCCGCGGCGACCTTCATCATCGGCACGCTATGGCGCGGCCATGCGCCGGCCGAGATGTTCATGATGGTCGTGGCGCTGGCGGCGTCGGCGATTCCCGAAGGGCTGCCGGCGATCATGACCGTCACGCTGGCGCTGGGCGTGCAGCGCATGGCGCGGCGCAACGCCATCATCCGCCACCTGCCGGCGGTCGAGACGCTGGGCTCGGTCACGGTGATCTGCTCGGACAAGACCGGCACGCTCACGCGCAACGAGATGACCGTGCAGCGCATCGCCTGCGCCGGCCACGTGTTCGACGTGGGCGGCATCGGCTACGCGCCGGTGGGCGACATCGGCATCGACGGCCGCGTCGTCGACACCGCGCGCTATCCTGCGCTGGCGCTGGCGATCCGCGCCGGCGTGCTGTGCAACGACGCCCGCCTGCGCAGGGAGGACGGCGTGTGGCGGGTGGAAGGCGACCCCACCGAAGGCGCGCTGCTGGTGCTGGGCGAAAAGGCCGGCTTCACGCGCGATGCCGGCAAGTCGGCGTGGCCGCGGGTGGACACCATCCCGTTCGAGTCCGAGCACCGCTTCATGGCCACCCACCACCGCGATGCCGACGGCGAACCGTGGATCTTCGTCAAGGGCGCGCCCGAGCGCATCCTGGACATCTGCGCCTCGCAGCTCGGCCACGACGGCGAACGCGCGCTCGATGCCGACGCCTGGCGCCGCGCCGCCACCCACCTGGCGGCGCAGGGCCTGCGCCTGCTCACGCTGGCGTGCCGGCGCGCCGCCCCCGCCGACGGCGCGCTGGGCCTGGCCGACGTGGAGCACGGCTACATGCTGCTGGCCATCGTCGGCATCATCGACCCGCCGCGTGAAGAGGCGATCGAGGCCGTCGCCGACTGCCACCGCGCCGGCATCCGGGTCAAGATGATCACCGGCGACCACGCCGAGACCGCGCGCGCCATCGGCGCCCAACTGGCCATCGGCGCCGGCCGGCCGGCCCTGACCGGCGCCGAGGTCGCGCTGATGGACGACGCCGAACTGCGCCGCGTCGCCATGGAGGTGGACGTGTTCGCGCGCGCCAGCCCGGAGCACAAGCTGCGCCTGGTGCAGGCGCTGCAGGACGACGGCCAGGTGGTGGCGATGACCGGCGACGGCGTCAACGACGCCCCCGCGCTCAAGTGCGCCGACGTCGGCGTGGCGATGGGGCTGAAGGGCACCGAGGCGGCCAAGGAAGCCGCCGACATGGTGCTGGCCGACGACAACTTCGCCACCATCGCCACCGCGGTGCGAGAAGGCCGCGCGGTGTACGACAACCTGAAGAAGTTCATCCTGTTCATGCTGCCCACCAATGGCGGCGAGGCGCTGGTGGTGATCGCCGCCATCCTGTTCGAGCTGACGCTGCCGCTCACCCCGGCGCAGGTGCTGTGGATCAACATGGTCACCTCCAGCACGCTGGGGCTGGCGCTGGCCTTCGAGCCGGCCGAGCGCAACATCATGGCGCGCCGCCCGCGCCCGCCCGGCCAGCCGCTGCTCACCGGCTTCTTCGTGTGGCGGGTGGCGATGGTGTCGGTGCTGATGATGAGCGGCGCGCTCGGCCTCTTCCTGTGGGAACTCGATCGCGGCACCGGCATCGAGGCGGCGCGCACGATGGCGGTCAACGCGGTGGTCGCCGCCGAGATGTTCTACCTGCTCAACAGCCGCTCCATCTTCGCACCGGTCGCCAACCGCGCCGGACTCACCGGCAACCGCGCCGCGCTGCTGGCCATCGCGGCGTGCATCCCGCTGCAGCTCGCGTTCACCCACACCGCGACCATGCAGCAGATCTTCGGCTCGGCCGATCTGTCGCCGCTCGAATGGCTGAAGGTGTTCTGCGCCGGGCTGCTGGTGTTCGTCGTCGCCGAACTGGAGAAATTCGCGCTGCGCCGCAGCGGCCTCGCGGCCCGGGTAGCCGGGGGCTGA
- a CDS encoding toll/interleukin-1 receptor domain-containing protein, with product MSGRGPGADGLSAEGGKRMARLFVSYRREDSAGFAGRLTDALERTYGEGSVFRDVDDIRPGEDFAQIIQRGLDEVAAVLVVIGPGWLDAGDAGGRRLERADDFVRREIEGALAVGKPLLPILVGGARMPAAEHLPPSIRPLAARQALVLGDASWKSDLAALEAALQPVLAGGGDEAASTSVPPRGRPPARRAWLLAALGVVLAASLAALVPGWRAEPAMADDIAGTWGGSVEYPWGARHDERFELAVRDGAIVGSASFLGLPRTIESGELRGGRLHFTTRSNEVLGDSPPREVLHRYVGEPGRDEIRFVLESRNGYSANPPTHFVLHRR from the coding sequence ATGAGCGGCCGCGGGCCGGGCGCGGACGGCCTGTCGGCGGAGGGAGGGAAAAGGATGGCGCGGCTGTTCGTGTCCTATCGCAGGGAAGACAGCGCCGGCTTCGCCGGGCGCCTCACCGACGCGCTGGAGCGCACCTACGGCGAAGGCAGCGTCTTCCGCGACGTGGACGACATCCGCCCCGGGGAGGACTTCGCACAGATCATCCAGCGTGGCCTCGACGAGGTGGCGGCGGTGCTGGTGGTGATCGGCCCCGGCTGGCTCGATGCCGGCGACGCCGGCGGACGGCGCCTGGAACGCGCCGACGATTTCGTGCGGCGCGAGATCGAGGGCGCACTGGCCGTCGGCAAGCCGCTGCTGCCGATCCTCGTCGGCGGCGCCCGCATGCCGGCCGCGGAGCACCTGCCGCCGTCGATCCGGCCGCTGGCGGCGCGGCAGGCGCTGGTGCTGGGCGATGCGTCGTGGAAGAGCGACCTGGCCGCCCTGGAGGCCGCGCTGCAACCCGTGCTGGCCGGCGGCGGGGATGAGGCGGCCAGCACCTCCGTACCGCCGCGGGGGCGCCCGCCGGCGCGCCGTGCGTGGCTGCTCGCCGCGCTGGGGGTCGTGCTGGCGGCGTCGCTGGCGGCCCTGGTCCCCGGCTGGCGTGCGGAGCCCGCAATGGCCGACGACATCGCCGGGACCTGGGGTGGCAGCGTCGAATATCCATGGGGCGCGCGCCACGACGAGCGCTTCGAGCTGGCCGTGCGCGACGGCGCCATCGTCGGCAGCGCCAGCTTCCTGGGCCTGCCGCGCACCATCGAATCCGGCGAACTGCGCGGCGGACGGCTGCATTTCACCACCCGCAGCAACGAGGTACTGGGCGACTCGCCACCGCGCGAGGTGCTGCACCGCTACGTCGGCGAACCGGGGCGGGACGAGATCCGCTTTGTGCTCGAAAGCCGGAATGGCTACAGTGCCAACCCGCCGACGCATTTCGTGCTGCACCGCCGGTAG
- a CDS encoding DUF5924 family protein: MIVWKTRLLRLFVLVRRYPGVIAAFGFVSGLVSFFLVDRHEGFARIIAVLMLASWVWLILEQLLCRLVERWFGFTLPPPLLRYATQLIHQESLFFALPFFATTTSWNSGQFVFTGLLGAAALVSIIDPVYYRRLAPRRWLYLTYHTLTLFAVLLAALPVILQTPTPQSYRLALGVAVLLSFPSVAGSLPLRRWWRGAVLIALMAALAAAGWWLRLWVPPATLWLHHVAVTAEFDGASRVPGQTLREIDAAQLAAQGLYAYTAINAPQGLQERIWHVWMRDGVEVDRIALDIRGGRREGYRAWTHKQNFPPQPAGRWQVKVLTDAGQMIGTLRFQVTEAQQ; this comes from the coding sequence ATGATCGTCTGGAAAACCCGCCTGCTGCGGCTTTTCGTCCTGGTCCGCCGCTACCCTGGCGTCATCGCCGCCTTCGGCTTCGTGTCGGGCCTGGTCAGCTTCTTCCTCGTCGACCGCCACGAAGGCTTCGCCCGCATCATCGCGGTGCTGATGCTGGCGAGCTGGGTGTGGCTGATCCTCGAGCAACTGCTGTGCCGCCTGGTGGAGCGCTGGTTCGGCTTCACGCTGCCGCCGCCGCTGTTGCGCTACGCTACCCAACTGATCCATCAGGAAAGCCTGTTCTTCGCGCTGCCCTTCTTCGCCACCACGACCTCGTGGAACAGCGGCCAGTTCGTGTTCACCGGCCTGCTCGGCGCGGCGGCGCTGGTATCCATCATCGATCCGGTCTACTACCGGCGCCTGGCGCCGCGGCGCTGGCTGTACCTGACCTACCATACGCTGACGCTGTTCGCGGTGCTGCTCGCCGCGCTGCCGGTGATCCTGCAGACGCCCACGCCGCAGAGCTACCGGCTGGCGCTGGGCGTGGCAGTGCTGCTGTCCTTTCCCAGCGTCGCCGGGTCGCTGCCGCTGCGGCGCTGGTGGCGCGGCGCGGTGCTGATCGCACTGATGGCGGCGCTGGCTGCTGCCGGATGGTGGCTGCGGCTATGGGTGCCGCCGGCCACGCTGTGGCTGCACCACGTCGCGGTGACGGCCGAATTCGACGGTGCCAGCCGCGTCCCGGGGCAGACGCTGCGCGAGATCGACGCCGCGCAACTGGCTGCGCAGGGCCTCTATGCCTATACCGCCATCAATGCGCCGCAGGGCCTGCAGGAGCGCATCTGGCACGTCTGGATGCGCGACGGCGTCGAGGTGGACCGCATCGCGCTCGACATCCGCGGCGGGCGCAGGGAAGGCTACCGGGCGTGGACGCACAAGCAGAACTTTCCGCCGCAGCCGGCCGGGCGCTGGCAGGTGAAAGTGCTGACCGACGCCGGGCAGATGATCGGCACGCTGCGCTTCCAGGTGACGGAAGCGCAGCAGTAG
- a CDS encoding patatin-like phospholipase family protein: MLFTPRHANRVSLALQGGGAHGAFTWGVLDALLEDGRLEFDGVSGTSAGAMNAVVLADGLERGGRDGAREALRRFWEAVASAAPFDLSVGADAETGTLAPGIRMLLYWARQFSPSQLNPFDINPLRDVISAQIDFERLRATSRLKLFVAATHANTGRLRLFRTHELSVAALLASACLPSIHHTIEVDGEPYWDGGYSANPAIFPLVYDCSATDIVLVLLSPLLHGQTPHSAEEIRARQMDLAFNATFLREMRSLAHAREYASRSLLPLGRLERRLKRVHFHLIAADELLSQLATETKLTTSLAFLEMLRERGRAHAADWLEAHRWEIGRRSSVDIGGVFH, from the coding sequence ATGCTGTTCACCCCGCGCCACGCCAACCGTGTCAGCCTCGCCCTGCAGGGCGGCGGCGCCCATGGCGCCTTCACCTGGGGCGTGCTCGATGCGCTGCTGGAGGACGGCAGGCTGGAGTTCGACGGCGTCAGCGGCACCAGCGCCGGGGCGATGAACGCCGTCGTGCTCGCCGACGGCCTGGAGCGGGGCGGCCGCGACGGCGCGCGCGAGGCGCTCCGGCGCTTCTGGGAAGCGGTGGCGAGCGCCGCTCCGTTCGACCTCAGCGTCGGCGCCGACGCCGAAACCGGCACCCTGGCGCCGGGCATCCGCATGCTGCTGTACTGGGCGCGGCAGTTCTCGCCGTCGCAGCTCAATCCGTTCGACATCAACCCGCTGCGCGACGTCATCAGCGCGCAGATCGACTTCGAGCGCCTGCGCGCCACCAGCCGGCTCAAGCTGTTCGTCGCCGCCACGCACGCCAACACCGGCCGCCTGCGCTTGTTCCGCACGCACGAACTGAGCGTCGCGGCGCTGCTGGCCTCGGCCTGCCTGCCGTCGATCCACCACACCATCGAAGTCGACGGCGAACCCTACTGGGACGGCGGCTACTCGGCCAACCCGGCGATCTTTCCGCTGGTGTACGACTGCAGCGCCACCGACATCGTGCTCGTGCTGCTGAGCCCGCTGCTGCACGGCCAGACGCCACATAGCGCCGAGGAGATCCGCGCGCGCCAGATGGACCTCGCCTTCAACGCGACCTTCCTGCGCGAGATGCGCTCCCTGGCGCACGCGCGCGAATACGCGTCGCGCTCGCTGCTGCCGCTGGGCCGGCTGGAGCGGCGGCTCAAGCGCGTGCATTTCCACCTCATCGCCGCCGACGAACTGCTCAGCCAGCTCGCCACCGAGACCAAGCTGACCACCAGCCTGGCCTTTCTCGAGATGCTGCGCGAGCGCGGCCGCGCGCACGCGGCGGACTGGCTGGAAGCGCACCGCTGGGAGATCGGCCGGCGCTCGTCGGTGGACATCGGCGGCGTGTTCCATTGA
- a CDS encoding LysR family transcriptional regulator — MDRFREMESFVAVVEAGSFVGAAELLRVTKAAVSRGVIELEERLGARLLQRTTRRLSLTEAGRAYYGRCKQILAEVEEADGAVGAVTGHPVGRLRINAPFSFGILHLAPLWGPFMERYPDVELEVSLADRLVDVVEEGFDVVVRISRLEDSSLVHRRLASTRVVACASPQYLARHGSPASVAELARHPVIAYTYAAKGDLWRFATADGEEEVQTRPRMRANNGDTCRAVALAHQGIVLQPDFLVAGDLAAGRLVEVLPGCSGPEIGIFAVYPSRKHLSVKVRALVDFLAAAFARPSWQAPAAAADTRGNGLRLQF; from the coding sequence ATGGATCGCTTCCGGGAAATGGAGAGCTTCGTCGCGGTGGTGGAAGCCGGCAGCTTCGTCGGCGCCGCCGAGCTGCTGCGCGTGACCAAGGCGGCGGTGTCGCGCGGCGTGATCGAACTCGAGGAGCGGCTGGGTGCGCGCCTGCTGCAGCGGACCACCCGCCGCCTGTCGCTGACCGAAGCCGGGCGCGCCTACTATGGCCGCTGCAAGCAGATCCTGGCCGAAGTGGAAGAGGCCGACGGCGCGGTGGGCGCCGTCACCGGCCATCCGGTGGGGCGGCTGCGCATCAACGCGCCGTTCTCGTTCGGCATCCTGCATCTGGCGCCGCTGTGGGGGCCGTTCATGGAGCGCTATCCCGACGTCGAACTGGAGGTGAGCCTGGCCGACCGCCTGGTCGACGTGGTCGAGGAAGGTTTCGACGTCGTCGTGCGCATCAGCCGGCTGGAGGATTCCAGCCTGGTCCACCGCCGGCTGGCGTCCACCCGCGTGGTCGCCTGCGCCAGCCCGCAGTACCTCGCCCGCCACGGCAGCCCGGCAAGCGTTGCCGAACTCGCGCGCCATCCGGTGATCGCCTACACCTATGCCGCCAAGGGCGACCTGTGGCGCTTCGCCACCGCCGACGGCGAAGAGGAAGTGCAGACCCGCCCGCGCATGCGCGCCAACAACGGCGACACCTGCCGCGCAGTGGCGCTGGCGCACCAGGGCATCGTGCTGCAGCCGGACTTCCTCGTCGCCGGCGACCTGGCCGCGGGCCGCCTGGTGGAAGTGCTGCCCGGCTGCAGCGGGCCGGAGATCGGCATCTTCGCCGTCTACCCGTCGCGCAAGCACCTGTCGGTGAAGGTGCGCGCGCTGGTGGATTTCCTCGCCGCGGCCTTCGCGCGGCCGTCGTGGCAGGCGCCGGCCGCCGCGGCTGATACGCGCGGTAACGGGCTGCGCTTGCAGTTTTGA
- a CDS encoding DODA-type extradiol aromatic ring-opening family dioxygenase yields MKLPTLFLSHGSPMFAVEPGLLGPLLGRLGHALPRPRAVLVLSPHWMGRRLEVTGAAAPDTVHDFGGFPRMLYELRYPAPGAPEVAAEVVAQLAHHRLQATVNPHNGLDHGAWVPLRYLYPGADVPVVQITQPSSPSPLALLELGQALAPLRERGILIVASGSMTHNLYEFRSAGGGDPYAQAFADWVWQRIGDGDLGALLDYRSQAPSAVRAHPTDEHFLPLYFAIGAAGEDWRSATRLEGGITYGVLSMDSFVFGVRLALEAVPQPVPA; encoded by the coding sequence ATGAAGCTGCCCACGCTGTTCCTGTCCCACGGCTCGCCGATGTTCGCGGTGGAGCCGGGCCTGCTCGGCCCGCTGCTCGGCCGGCTCGGCCATGCGCTGCCGCGCCCGCGCGCGGTGCTGGTGCTGTCCCCGCACTGGATGGGCCGCCGGCTGGAAGTGACCGGCGCCGCCGCGCCCGACACGGTGCACGACTTCGGCGGCTTTCCGCGCATGCTGTACGAACTGCGCTACCCTGCCCCCGGCGCGCCGGAGGTGGCCGCCGAAGTGGTCGCGCAGCTCGCCCACCATCGCCTGCAGGCCACGGTCAATCCGCACAACGGGCTCGACCACGGCGCCTGGGTGCCGCTGCGCTACCTCTACCCCGGCGCCGACGTCCCGGTGGTGCAGATCACCCAGCCGAGCAGCCCGTCGCCGCTCGCGCTGCTGGAACTGGGCCAGGCGCTGGCACCGCTGCGCGAACGCGGCATCCTCATCGTCGCCTCGGGCAGCATGACGCACAACCTGTACGAGTTTCGCAGCGCCGGCGGCGGCGACCCCTATGCGCAGGCGTTCGCCGACTGGGTGTGGCAGCGCATCGGCGACGGCGACCTCGGCGCGCTGCTGGACTACCGCAGCCAGGCGCCGTCGGCGGTGCGCGCACATCCCACCGACGAGCACTTCCTGCCGCTGTACTTCGCCATCGGCGCGGCGGGCGAGGACTGGCGCAGCGCCACGCGGCTGGAAGGCGGCATCACCTACGGCGTGCTGAGCATGGACAGCTTCGTGTTCGGCGTGCGCCTCGCGCTCGAAGCCGTGCCGCAGCCGGTGCCGGCCTGA
- a CDS encoding cytochrome b gives MDNRYDRTAISLHWLVALGIIGTFSLGVYMHDLPLSPTKLQLYSWHKWAGVTLFLLAIVRLAWRIAHPAPPLPAAMPALQRAAAQAAHWVLYALMLMIPISGWLMSSAKGFQTVWFGVLPLPDLVAKDAELGDLLLGVHKALNFTLLAVVVAHVGAALKHHFIDRDDVLTRMLPATQKS, from the coding sequence ATGGACAACCGCTACGACCGTACCGCGATCTCGCTGCACTGGCTGGTTGCGCTGGGCATCATCGGCACTTTCTCCCTGGGCGTGTACATGCACGACCTGCCGCTGTCGCCGACCAAGCTGCAGCTCTATTCCTGGCACAAATGGGCCGGCGTGACGCTGTTCCTGCTGGCCATCGTGCGCCTGGCTTGGCGCATCGCCCATCCGGCACCGCCGCTGCCGGCGGCCATGCCGGCGCTGCAGCGCGCGGCGGCGCAGGCCGCGCACTGGGTGCTGTACGCGCTGATGCTGATGATCCCCATCAGCGGCTGGCTGATGAGTTCGGCCAAGGGCTTCCAGACGGTCTGGTTCGGCGTGCTGCCGCTGCCCGACCTGGTGGCCAAGGACGCCGAACTGGGCGATCTGCTGCTGGGTGTGCACAAGGCGCTCAACTTCACGCTGCTGGCGGTCGTCGTGGCCCACGTCGGCGCGGCGCTGAAGCACCACTTCATCGACCGCGACGACGTGCTGACCCGCATGCTGCCCGCCACGCAGAAGAGCTGA
- a CDS encoding alpha/beta hydrolase: MDLPPLTEDLSLPYRLREAHGAAAGLVLLMHGVGSNESSLAGLAALLPDDVAVALVRSPLEMAPGSYSAFTVEFTANGPVIDAAAAEDSRRRLQRFAGELQARTGIAPARTLAAGFSQGGIMAAGLALTCPQTVAGFAILSGRILPEIAPLIAPPEALAGLEALIAHGEQDDRLPVAWAQRSAELLRRLGVRFEERRYAARHEITRDMADDFAAWVRRLLAPRG, from the coding sequence ATGGACCTGCCGCCGCTGACCGAAGACCTGAGCCTGCCCTACCGCCTGAGGGAGGCGCACGGCGCCGCCGCCGGCCTCGTGCTGCTGATGCACGGCGTGGGCAGCAACGAAAGCTCGCTCGCCGGGCTGGCCGCGCTGCTGCCCGACGACGTCGCCGTGGCGCTGGTGCGCTCGCCGCTGGAAATGGCGCCGGGCTCCTACAGCGCCTTCACCGTGGAATTCACCGCAAACGGCCCGGTGATCGACGCCGCCGCGGCGGAAGACAGCCGCCGCAGGCTGCAGCGTTTCGCCGGCGAACTGCAGGCGCGCACCGGCATCGCGCCGGCGCGCACGCTGGCGGCGGGCTTCAGCCAGGGCGGCATCATGGCGGCGGGGCTGGCGCTGACCTGTCCGCAAACGGTGGCAGGCTTCGCCATCCTGTCGGGCCGCATCCTGCCGGAGATCGCCCCGCTGATCGCACCGCCGGAAGCCCTGGCCGGGCTGGAGGCGCTGATCGCCCACGGCGAACAGGACGACCGCCTGCCGGTGGCGTGGGCGCAGCGCAGCGCCGAACTGCTGCGGCGGCTGGGCGTGCGCTTCGAAGAGAGGCGCTACGCCGCGCGCCACGAGATCACCCGCGACATGGCGGACGATTTCGCCGCGTGGGTGCGGCGCCTGCTGGCGCCGCGCGGCTGA
- a CDS encoding methyl-accepting chemotaxis protein — protein sequence MQSSSRVSAGSLLCLLSAIVVIAVSFLSPDIARIGGGVAVLLALAGAALGLRGAPAARHEAALRELQADLERSRGENATLRTRLQNAEAEAAARPQSDAAASGAQVAALQRTCADAAGLATELIALVDQALSDMAVANTLAKSSGESVAAGADLMTRAREAIDLLGAGLQRAQDDLVALAAQSGEISGIVASITQISEQTNLLALNAAIEAARAGEAGRGFAVVADEVRKLAEQARNASERIGRIAADLNMTSRDASDAVRETSRVVDSGRSLASGAHDAMVQIQSGAKQRVEVVTQITRAIGRQRELGASILQALETR from the coding sequence ATGCAATCCAGCTCTCGTGTTTCCGCAGGCTCCCTGCTCTGCCTGCTGTCGGCCATCGTCGTCATCGCCGTCTCGTTCCTTTCCCCCGACATTGCCCGCATCGGCGGCGGCGTCGCGGTGCTGCTAGCGCTGGCCGGCGCGGCGCTCGGGCTGCGGGGCGCGCCGGCGGCCAGGCACGAAGCCGCGCTGCGCGAGCTGCAAGCCGATCTCGAACGCAGCCGCGGCGAGAACGCGACGCTGCGCACCCGGCTGCAGAACGCCGAGGCAGAGGCCGCGGCACGCCCGCAGTCCGACGCAGCCGCGAGCGGCGCGCAGGTCGCCGCGCTGCAGCGCACGTGCGCCGATGCCGCCGGGCTGGCGACGGAGCTGATCGCGCTGGTGGATCAGGCGTTGTCCGACATGGCGGTGGCCAACACGCTGGCCAAGAGCAGCGGCGAGAGCGTGGCCGCCGGCGCCGATCTGATGACGCGCGCCAGGGAGGCGATCGACCTGCTGGGTGCCGGCCTGCAGCGCGCGCAGGACGATCTCGTCGCGCTGGCGGCGCAGTCGGGCGAGATCAGCGGCATCGTCGCGTCGATCACGCAGATTTCCGAGCAGACCAACCTGCTCGCGCTCAACGCGGCGATCGAGGCGGCGCGTGCCGGCGAGGCGGGCCGCGGCTTCGCGGTGGTGGCCGACGAGGTGCGCAAGCTGGCCGAGCAGGCGCGCAACGCCAGCGAACGCATCGGCCGCATCGCCGCCGATCTCAACATGACCTCGCGCGACGCCTCGGATGCGGTGCGCGAAACGAGTCGCGTGGTCGACAGCGGCCGCTCGCTGGCCTCGGGCGCGCACGACGCGATGGTCCAGATCCAGTCGGGCGCGAAGCAGCGCGTCGAGGTCGTGACCCAGATCACCCGCGCGATCGGCCGCCAGCGCGAACTGGGCGCCAGCATCCTGCAGGCGCTCGAAACCCGCTGA
- a CDS encoding DUF2789 domain-containing protein, with protein sequence MEKATHELSELFGQLGLPDDAESIQRFIASHRPLPPGVPLADAPFWSPSQAQFLREEIDDDADWAELIDTLAVLLSE encoded by the coding sequence ATGGAAAAAGCGACGCATGAACTTTCGGAGCTGTTCGGCCAGCTCGGCCTGCCCGACGACGCCGAATCGATACAGCGCTTCATCGCCAGCCATCGCCCGCTGCCGCCCGGCGTGCCGCTGGCCGATGCCCCCTTCTGGTCGCCGAGCCAGGCCCAGTTCCTGCGCGAGGAAATCGACGACGATGCCGACTGGGCCGAGCTGATCGACACGCTGGCGGTGCTGCTGAGCGAGTGA
- a CDS encoding amino acid ABC transporter ATP-binding protein, giving the protein MIRAEGIRKRFGAHEVLKGVSLAMAKGEVIAVIGPSGSGKSTFLRCLNHLETIDAGRIDIEGDTLVATDAAGHCRYAPDVEVRRICRRMGMVFQHFNLFPHLTVLQNIIEAPVTVKGLKREAVVPKAEALLRKVGLSDKRDAYPARLSGGQKQRVAIARALAMEPDIMLFDEPTSALDPELTGEVLRTMRQLADEHMTMLVVTHEMGFAREVASRVAFMDGGELIESRPAAEFFARPEHPRTRAFLDSML; this is encoded by the coding sequence ATGATCCGCGCCGAAGGCATCCGCAAGCGCTTCGGTGCGCACGAGGTGCTCAAGGGCGTGTCGCTCGCCATGGCCAAGGGCGAGGTGATCGCGGTGATCGGCCCGTCCGGCTCGGGCAAGAGCACCTTCCTGCGCTGCCTGAACCACCTGGAGACGATCGACGCCGGGCGCATCGACATCGAGGGCGACACGCTGGTCGCCACCGACGCCGCCGGCCACTGCCGCTACGCGCCGGACGTCGAGGTGCGCCGCATCTGCCGGCGCATGGGCATGGTGTTCCAGCACTTCAACCTGTTTCCGCACCTCACCGTGCTGCAGAACATCATCGAGGCGCCGGTCACGGTGAAAGGGCTGAAGCGCGAAGCCGTCGTGCCCAAGGCCGAGGCGCTGCTGCGCAAGGTGGGCCTCTCCGACAAGCGCGACGCCTATCCGGCGCGGCTCTCCGGCGGGCAGAAGCAGCGCGTGGCGATCGCCCGCGCGCTGGCGATGGAGCCGGACATCATGCTGTTCGACGAGCCGACCTCGGCGCTGGACCCGGAACTCACCGGCGAGGTGCTGCGCACCATGCGCCAGCTCGCCGACGAGCACATGACGATGCTGGTGGTCACGCACGAGATGGGCTTCGCGCGCGAAGTCGCCAGCCGGGTGGCGTTCATGGACGGCGGCGAACTGATCGAGTCGCGCCCGGCGGCGGAATTCTTCGCCCGCCCCGAGCATCCGCGCACGCGCGCCTTCCTCGACAGCATGCTGTAG